Proteins encoded in a region of the Quercus lobata isolate SW786 chromosome 8, ValleyOak3.0 Primary Assembly, whole genome shotgun sequence genome:
- the LOC115956511 gene encoding G-type lectin S-receptor-like serine/threonine-protein kinase B120 has protein sequence MTLISFKPVSADAWSNGNSSSTGCLRETALQCTKNIDVQKDGFFSMSIIDWPDNRQHRETDNPTDCQSACLNNCSCVAYAYYYIKRDPKNPKDPKLQCFVWHGALLNLKQRSTDDINGIDFYLKLASSDLVKLDANSRNETSIDTVNNNSISSTNFKFGVLQILVLTLSTPFAMLTLGLLFYYVRRKLRKKGEDLLQLDVGMTQTTENSELSEVSKPGDGKKKEVKMPLFSLKSVSAATDNFSDANKLGEGGFGPVYKGILQKGDEVAVKRLSKRSGQGCEELKNEAMLIAKLQHKNLVRLLGCCIERDEKILVYEYMSNKSLDFFLFGLYLSFERVLLIVHCNLLILCKSDPEKSKILDWGTRLRVIEGVSQGLLYLHQYSWFKIIHRDLKASNILLDSDMNPKISDFGMARIFGGNDSQANTNRIVGTYGYMSPEYALEGLFSIKSDVFSFGILLLEIVSGQKNTGFYPTDSCHLLGYAWELWTNERGSDLVDPLLDDVCSMHVALRCINIALLCVQESAADRPAMSEVVTMLSNESVALPCPKQPGFLNVGTVVKENQINSMTGICSVNHASISIVQGR, from the exons ATGACCTTGATAAGTTTCAAACCTGTTTCTGCTGATGCTTGGAGCAATGGGAACTCATCCAGTACTGGTTGTTTGAGGGAAACTGCTCTGCAGTGCACTAAGAATATTGATGTTCAGAAAGATGGGTTTTTTAGCATGTCAATAATTGATTGGCCTGATAATCGGCAACATCGGGAGACAGACAATCCTACTGACTGCCAATCGGCTTGCTTGAACAACTGTTCTTGTGTTGCTTATGCTTATTATTACATAAAGCGAGATCCCAAAAATCCCAAAGATCCCAAGCTTCAATGCTTTGTATGGCATGGTGCTCTATTGAACCTGAAACAACGCTCAACCGATGATATAAATGGAATTGATTTCTATCTGAAACTTGCTTCTTCGGATTTGGTCAAGCTAG ATGCAAACTCAAGGAATGAAACCTCAATAGACACAGTAAATAACAATTCAATCTCTAGTACAAATTTCAAATTCGGAGTGTTGCAAATTTTGGTACTGACCTTGTCTACTCCCTTTGCAATGCTTACATTGggccttttgttttattatgtgAGGAGAAAGCTCAGAAAGAAGG GCGAGGATTTGTTACAGTTAGATGTGGGCATGACCCAAACAACAGAAAATTCTGAGCTTTCTGAAGTAAGTAAGCCTGGAGATGGTAAGAAAAAGGAAGTCAAAATGCCATTGTTCAGTTTAAAAAGTGTTTCTGCTGCAACTGATAATTTCTCAGATGCAAACAAGCTAGGAGAGGGTGGTTTTGGGCCCGTTTATAAG GGAATTTTACAGAAAGGGGATGAGGTGGCTGTGAAAAGGCTTTCAAAAAGATCTGGGCAAGGTTGTGAGGAACTAAAAAATGAGGCAATGCTCATCGCCAAGCTCCAACACAAGAATCTTGTCAGACTTTTGGGCTGCTGTATTGAACGGGATGAAAAGATACTTGTTTATGAGTATATGTCCAACAAAAGCTTGGATTTCTTCCTTTTTGGTTTGTA TTTGTCCTTTGAACGTGTGCTACTAATTGTGCATTGCAATTTACTCATTTTATGTAAATCAGATCCAGAAAAGAGCAAGATTTTAGATTGGGGAACACGACTCCGAGTCATTGAAGGAGTTTCTCAAGGACTTCTTTATCTTCATCAATATTCCTGGTTCAAGATTATTCATAGAGACCTTAAGGCCAGTAATATTTTGTTGGATAGTGACATGAATCCaaaaatatcagattttggAATGGCAAGAATATTTGGAGGAAACGACTCTCAAGCAAATACCAATAGGATTGTTGGCACTTA TGGCTATATGTCTCCTGAATATGCTCTAGAAGGCCTCTTCTCTATCAAATCAGATGTTTTTAGCTTTGGCATCTTATTGTTAGAGATTGTGAGTGGTCAAAAGAACACTGGTTTTTATCCAACTGACTCTTGCCATCTTCTTGGATAT GCATGGGAATTATGGACAAATGAGAGGGGATCGGACTTGGTGGATCCTCTACTTGATGATGTATGTTCTATGCATGTGGCACTCAGATGCATTAACATAGCTCTCCTCTGTGTTCAAGAAAGTGCAGCAGATAGACCTGCCATGTCTGAAGTTGTCACAATGCTAAGCAATGAAAGTGTAGCTCTACCTTGTCCCAAGCAACCAGGTTTCTTGAATGTGGGAACTGTCGTGAAGGAAAACCAAATTAATAGCATGACTGGAATTTGTTCTGTTAATCATGCATCGATTTCAATTGTGCAAGGCCGGTAA